Part of the Acidobacteriota bacterium genome, AGACGGTATCGGATTACCTCCTCAGTCGCGCGCTGGAAGAAGATGACCTTCTCGAATCCGACCGCGCACTTCCCGATGCCGGGGCGATGCCGACCGACGCGGAGAAGGTGGCCTGGAACCGCTTCAACGTCGATCACGTGCAACTGCTCCGCCGCATCACGGTCCTGGTGAAGATGGTGCGCTTCATCATCGGCCGCTACCTGGGCGTGCCGGAGGCGGAGGTGGACAAGCTCATCCGCCAGTACATCGAGTCGACCCGGGTGGACTTCCCGGACCGCCCGGACGTCTTTCCCGTGCAGGACCGGGGCTGACCCATGATCACGCATGCGAACCTGAACAGCGGCCAGACGTCCAACTACTACCGCAAGGACGACTACTACAAGGCGCAGGACCACGGGCAGTGGTCGGGGCGGTTGGCGGAGAGGAAGGGTCTTCACGGCGAGATCGCCCAGAAGGACTTCAACGCGCTCATCCGGGAGCGGGGCGACCGGGAGGGGTTTGACATCCACCTGTACCCCGGGAGTGCGAAGAATGTTTCGGAGGGTGTCCTGCTGGAGGCCCACCGTCTGGGTGTGGAGCGGGCCCGGGAGTACCTCTCGGCCAACGGGGAGCACGCTGGCCGGATCGGCGTCGAGGAGGGGGTGAAAGGGACGACCCTGTGCGTCCTGAACCGCTCGGAGATCGCCCCGGACGGTTACCGGCGTTTCGACGGGAACGAGGCCTTCCTCGCGCACGCGGAAGCCGTGGGGAACATTTACCGGGAAGCGATCCGCGAGCGCACCGGCGTGGACGCCGGGCGCATCGACGTCCGCGAGCGGGCGGTGCCGCAGGTGGCCTACGACTTCACGGTGTCGGCGCCGAAGTCGGTGTCCGTCACCATGGCCCAGGGGGGCACGGTGGAGCGCGACATGCGGGAGTGCCACGCGGCGGCGGTGGAGGCGACGGCGCGCTACCTGGAGACCCACGTGGAGGCGAGGCACAAGGTCAACGGCTTGATCACCCACGAGCGGACGGGGAACATGGTCTGTGGCCGCTTCACCCACGAGGTGAGCCGGAACCTGGACCCACAGCTGCACACGCACCTGGTGGTGATGAACAAGACGCGGTGCGCGGACGGGGTGGAGCGGGCCATCGACAACCGTTCACTGGTGGAGAACAAGTTTCACTTCGACCTGGTGTACAAGACGGAACTGGCGAAGAACCTGGAGGCGCGAGGGTACGGGGTCAGGGTCGACCACCGGAAGGGGACGTTCGAACTACGGGGGGTGTCCCGGGAGGCGATCGAGGCCTTCAGCAGCCGGCGGGCGGAGATCTGCCGGAAGGTGGAGGCGTGGGGGAAAGACCCGTCCGCGGCGAGCCGCGACATCCGGGACGCGGCGTGGGAGTTGACGCGTGAGTCGAAGCGCAACTGCGACATGGACCTGCTGCGTCAATCCTGGAAGGAGACGATGAAGGAAGCCGGCATCCTCGATGTTCACACGCCGTCCGGTTCAAAGACCGACCGGAAGAGCCCGAAAGAAGTGTTCCGGGAGACGGAGCGGGGCCTGTCGGGGCGCACGGTGGCGTTCACCAGGAAGGAGTTCCTGGACGAGGCGCTGAAGCGGGGGATGGGCCACGGGGTGACCCTGGGGGATGCCGCCGCCCACTTCGACAAGCGTGTGGGGGGGCGGACGTTCTCGCGCCTGGGGGAGCTCGGGGGGAAGGAGTACTTCTGCACCCGGGAGAGCCGGGAGACGGAGCGGGAGGTGTTCCGGAACGTGGAGCATGGAAAAGGTAGAGTGGCCGGGATCGACCCGTCCGCGGTGGAAGCGGGGTTGAGGCGGGGCATGCGGACGCCGGAGGGGGACACGCTGCACCTGTCCGACGAACAGAAGGCGGCGGTGCGCCACATGGCGACGACGACGGACCGCTTCTCCGCCGTGCAGGGGCTGGCCGGCACGGGGAAGACCACGATGCTCAACCAGGCGCGGGAGATCTTCGAGGCGCAGGGGTACGCGGTGCGCGGGGTCTGTTTCACCGGGAAGGCGGCGGAAGGGCTGGAGAAGGAGGCAGGGATCGCTTCGAAGACCATCCACGCGCACCTGAACGCGCTGGAGCGGGAGGCGGGGAGGACCCGCAACCGGGCGCCCACCCTGGACCAGCGCAACGAGGGCGGTTGGGACCTGTCCGGGCTGAAGCCGTCGGGGAAGGAGGTCTGGGTCGTGGACGAGGCCTCCATGGTGGACAACCGGCTGATGCGCCAGGTGCAGGAGGCGGCGATTCTGCGTGACGCGAAGGTGGTCTTCACGGGGGACGCGAAGCAACTTCAGCCCATCGGGGCGGGGAACGCGTTCTCGAACCTGGTGGAGCGCAACAAAATCGACTACGCCGAAATGAAGAATATCCAGCGCCAGAAGGACCCGGGCCTTCGGGAGGCCGTCCGTGAAACGGTGCAAGGGGACGTGTCGAAAGCCCTCGAAAGGCTGCGGGGGAACATCGTCCAGGTTGAGAGTCGACCCGACCGGATCAACCGGATCGCGCAGGACTACGCGGCCCTCGCCCGGTCGGAGAGGCGGGAGACGGTGATCGTCACGGGGACCAACGCGGACCGGCGGGAGATCAACGAGCGGGTGAGGGTAAACCTCAAGGCCCGGGGCGAGCTGGAAGGGGGCCGGGAGTACCGGACTTCCCAGGGCGCCCGGGAGTTCGCGCCGGGGGACCGGGTGATCTTCCTGAAGAACGACCGGGAGCTGGGGGTGAAGAACGGGCAGGTGGCTACCGTCCGCGTGGTGGGGGAAGCGCGGATGACCATCCAGGCGGGGCGCCGGCTGCTGACGGTGGACCTGGGCCGCTACGACCAGGTGGACCACGGCTACGCCCTGACGGTGCACAAGGCGCAGGGGATCACCGCCGACCGGGCGATGGTGCACCTGGACACCCGCCAGGGCGGGGTGAACAGCCGGAACGCCTTCTACGTGGACATCTCGCGGGCCCGGCACGAGGTGACCGTCTACACGGACGACAGCGCGAGGGTGGCCGAGAAAGTGGCCCACTGGCAGGTGAAGCTGTCCGGCCTCGACTTCGGCGAACAGGGCCGGGGGAAGGAACAGACCGGCGTTTCCCTGGATGAGGGGAGCCCGACTCGGCGGGGCCCCGAACGGACGGTCGGAATGGCCGACCTCCTCCGGGCCCCCGGCGAGGAACCCTCCCGCCTGGAAGGGGAGAAGGGTTTTCTTTGCCAACCGAAGGAAGCCGAAGCGGAACGGTCCATCCTGAAGGCCCAGGACCACGCCGTCACCCACGAACTCGACCGCTGAACGGAGGAAGAGGATGCCGAGGGGCTACGAAGCGCACGAGGCCATGGTGGCCGACGTCAAGATGTGGGTCAAGATGGGGGTGCTCGCCCTGCTGGTCTGCCTCGTGATCCAGGTGACCCTCGTGGCGCTGGTCGCCCGCAGTGCCTACCGTGAGCAGTTCACCTTCCAGGTTCGGCCGGGGTTGACCAAAACCCTCCCCTTCAGCGTGCTCTGGAAATACTACCTGCCGTCCTTCGTCCTCTTCGGGCGGGAGTCCCGGGTCACACCCCACGCCGAAGTGAGGGGGTTCTTTCCGGGGAAGACCACCGTCCCCGTTTCGGAGTACCGTCAGGGCCTGGACCGCTACCTGGGACGAAGGATCGCGGCGTTCGAAGCGACCTTCGTTTCCGTTTTCCGGTGGTCCTTCCTGGTCTACCTCCTGGCCGTCGCCTACGTCGCGTTTTTCCTGCACCGTTCGCGCAAGCTCTCCGGCGACCGTTTCCTGCGGGGGGCGGCGAAGGTGCCCTTCGAGGCCCTGCAGGACGGCATGAAAAAGACCGTGGACGCCGACGACGGCCCCGGGGCCTTCAACCTGAAGATCTGCGGGTTGGACTTCCCCCGGGACAGCGAGACCAAGCACGTTCTCATCATGGGGACCACGGGGACGGGCAAGAGCGTCCTGATGAACCAGGTGGTCCGGCAGCTCGTGCAGCGGGTGAAAAGACACGGGACCCACGAGAAGATGATCATCTACGACGTCAAGGGGGAGTTCCTGTCCAAGCACTTCCTCGACGGTGCCCCGGAAACCCTCCGGGCCTTCGGCGTCGAGCCCGACCTGGTCTTCTACCCCTTCGACCGGCGCTGCCTGCGGTGGTCCTTCTTCAACGAGATCCGCTCCGACGCCGACTTCGACGTGTATGCCAAGATCGTCTTCACCCCGCCCAAGGAGGCCGTGGCCGACCCCTTCTGGCTCAACGCCGCCAAGGACGTCTTCGTCGCCGGCCTGCGCTTCCTCCACCTCTCCGGCAAGCGCGCCAACGCCGACATCTGGGACTTCTTCTGCCAGGACCTGCCGGACATCGCCCACCAGCTCCAGGCGCTCCCGCTCCACCACCGCATGGCCCTCAAGCACATCGACACCCAGAACAAGGGCCCCGGGGCCTCGGTGATCTCCGTGCTCACCGAGAAAATCTCCTTCTTCCGCTACCTCTCGGGCCTGGACGGGCCCTTCTCCTTCCGGGACTTCATCACGTCCTCCCGGGGCCGGAATCTCTTCCTCCTCAACATCAAGAACTACGCCTCGATCTTCCGGCCCCTGATGACCTTCGCCTTCGACGTCATGATCCGGGAGACCCTCTCCCTGCCCGACACCGACCGGAAAGAAAACCGCCGGATCTGGTTCTGCATCGACGAGATCGGGAGCCTCGACCAGATCTCCGTCCTCTTCGACCTCCTGACGGTGGCGCGTTCCAAGGGCGGGTGCCTCCTGGTGGCCAACCAGGACCTCGGCCGCATCGAGGACATCTACGGGCGCGCCAACCGGCGGACCTTCTACAACAACTTCAACACGAACTTCATCCTGCGGCTGAACGACCCGGACACCGCGGACTTCCTGAGCCAGAGCATCGGGGAACGGGAGGTGATCAAGGTGATGGGGTCCCGCCAGATGAGCCCCCGGGAGTCGGGGGACCGGAAATCCTTCACCGACCAGGACAAGACCGAGAAGCTCATCCTGCCGTCGGAGTTCATCAACCAGCCGGACTTCCACTGCGTCGTCAAGGTCTCCGGCCACGGCATCTCCGAAGGAGTCATCCCCCGGTCATTCTATGATCCTGTCGCACCGCACTTCCTGGACCGCTATGCTGATCAGTCAATGGAGCTTACAGGTTCACAAGAGGAAGCCAAGGATCCGGAACAGCTTACGAACCAAATGCTGCCAACGAGGCAGCCGGAAGGATCCGTCCCCTCCCAGGAGCGGGTTGGGGAGGGCGGCGATCTTTTGTTCTGATGCCGTTGGAATCTGTTTCAAGCCCATGTTTATTGAGATTGACATGGTTTTCAACTCTTCGATGATCATGCATATAGGCAAGCCGAAACTCATGGGATCCAGGGGGCAGATACTGGACATGGCCCATCAATATTCTCAATCCGGTGCCCAGAGGCCGAAATCGACCAGGGTTCTCGCTGCCAGAACGTGGCCTCGCGGGCACCCTCTCGCAGAAATACCAAAGCGCTGTGCGAGCGGCAGGTCAACTCCGGGACTCCTCGAGAAAAAGAAGTGAGGCTTACGTCCGGGTAGATTCGTCGATGAGGATCTCTAGCGTGTGGACGATCCGCTCCTGATCCAGGGACTAGAATCTGAGACCATCTCCGGTTGGCATTCAAGATAGATCTCCAGCATGTTTTTGAAACGCTCGCGGCTGAACGTTAATACCATGAGTATTTTTTCACCTCCCGCGATCCGCAAGAGCAGCAGTTTCCGGCCTTCCTTCATCCTTGCTCTTTCATTGTATTGACAACTCAACAATAACAGGGTATTTATAAAGGTATTCGATTCTATGAATGGAGCACGATCTTGATGAGAAGGTTCTGCGAATGAAAAGAAAACGGAATGCGCTGACCGATGCCAAAATTCAGGAGACGAAACCGAAGGAAAAATCGTTCAAACTGACGGACGGCGGCGGGTTGTATCTGTACATCTCCACAACCGGCGCGAAGCTTTGGCGCCTGGATTTCCGGAACAGTATAGGCAAATGGAAGAACCTGAGTTTCGGTTCATACCCTGAGATTTCTATCCAGGACGCTCGTCAGAAGATGCTCGAGGCAAAAAAACAGATTCGACAAGGGCTTGATCCTGCCATAATGAAGAGAATGCTGAAAAACATAAGGCGGGAGAAGATCTTCCCCACTGCTGAACAGGAACGAGCAATACGGGAGAGTTTCGTTTCAACAAACGACACACACGGTTTGTCTCCGATGGAATACTCACCTGGATTGAGTGACGGACAAAACCCCTCATCAAAACAGTCCGCAAGATGCATAAACCAGGGAGAAGAGATCGAGCAGAAAAACCGCCTCAATACTTGTTCCCCTCGTTCTGCACCAAGAGGCAAGGAATTCTCGGCAAGGGCCAAGCCATGCGCACTCTATGGGCTAGTGAATATTGAGCCCTCCGTCGTGAAAAAGCGCCTGATTGGATTGTCCGACACGATCATCAGCCTCATTGCCCAGGATCCCACCGCAATTTTTGGTGTAAGTCTAGAGATCAAGGCTATTCTGCCCATGGGCATCTCTGATGCACTCTTAAAAGCTCTTTCCGAAGAAACCGACAGCAATGCGTTCAAGATCCATGAATTGAAATGATATCCATTCCCAGCGATACGCCTGGGCAGTAAAGTGGTAAATCTTTATACAGCGATATGAAACTTCTTCGTTCAAAGGAGAGCATCGTCACGCCAATACTTGCTCATGCCACTTCGATCTAGCCCTGATTCAAGTACTCCTTGTCCGGCAAAGTCACGACTGACTTTTCCTTGGATCGGACTTGTCTTCGCGGAGTCTGTCCAGGCAATCCGCCCAATCTTGCATCATGCGTCGGCGTTCAGGAAGGTGCTCCGCATGGTTGTAGGCGGCCCGGACTTTGTTCCGCTCAGAGTGGGCCAACTGCCGCTCGATAGCATCGGGGTGAAAGCCTTGCTCGTTCAGAATGGTGCTGGCCATGGCCCGAAAGCCGTGAGCGGTCTGTTCGTCTCCTTTATATCCCAAACGGATTAGGGCGGAACGGATTGTATTTTCAGACATAGACCGGCCGTCCTTTCGAGCTGAGGGGAAGACGTAGCTCCCATCACCGGTCAAGGGGAGGATTTCTTTCAACAGGGTTACCGCCTGCCGTGATAGTGGGACAAGATGGGGAGAACGCATCTTCATCTTCTCAGCCGGAATCTTGATCATGCTGGTTTCCAGGTTGATTTCCGACCACTCCAGGCGGCGGAGTTCACCGGGCCGAAGCATCAGCAGGGGGGTCAACCTCAAGGCGACTCGTGTGACGGGGTCTCCCTGGTAGTTGTCCATCGCCCGCAACAGCATCCCGATTTCATTCATCTCAATCAGAGTGGCTCTGTGCTTGGGGCGATGGGGAGCCAGGGCTCCTCGCAGTGAAGATGTCGGATCTCCAGTAGCCCTCCCGGTGACCACCGCAAAGCGAAAAACGCAACTGATGGTTTGCAGAACCCGGTGGGCGGTGTCCCGGGCTCCCCTGGCCTCGATCCGCTGGCAGACGGGCAACACGTCCATGGCCACTAACTGTGCGATCGGCCGGCTCCCGAGGTAGGGAAAGACATCCTTCTCGAGCCAACGAAGAATTCTCTCACCGTTGCCACGTGTCCAAATTTCCAGATTCTTGCCATGCCATTCCCGGGCAACAACCTCGAAAGTCATCTGGTCGGATGCCTGTGCTTTCTTTATAGCTCTTCTGACCAGAGCAGGATCCCGCCCTTCTAACTTGAGTTTTAGGGATTCATCCCTCTTGTCCCTAGCTTCTCTGAGGCTAATTAAGGGATATTCGCCAAAAGACAGCGTATTCCAGCGGCCGGAAACATGGGTATCCATACGCCACAACCGGGAGCCGTTCGGTTTGACGTACAGATATAGCCCCCGACCATCTGCTAGTTTATAGGGCTTTTCCCTTGGTTTGGCCTTCCGGATCTGGACATCGGTCAGGGCATCGCGTTTTCGTTTAGCCATCTAATGATCCTCCCAATTAGGGTACCACCCCTCGGAGCACATCCCGGTCACTGGATTGGTTTGGCCTTGTGGATCTGGACATCGGCCAAGGCATCGCGTTTTCGTTTAGCCATCGAAAGATCCTCCCAATTAGGGTACCACCCTTCGGAGCACATCCTGGTCACTCAAATGGTACCCTACTTGAATGCGGATTTCAAGGGTCTCTGCCGGTCTTTACCGGACAGTACTAAAAGCAAAAGCCCTTGATTTCTCAAGGGCTTCTGACTTTGTCGTCCGTTGCCGGACAAGCAGTTGGTGCCGAGGGACGGAATTGAACCGCCGACACAGGGATTTTCAGTCCCCTGCTCTACCGGACTGAGCTACCTCGGCTTAACACCATTTGACACCCAAAGACCCACTCACAAAGGCGGCATTATACGCGCCTCGGGCGATCTGTCAACCGTTTTTTTCACGGGGGCCGCCCCCTCGTTCGTACGCGCCGTGCCGGCGCGGACCAAGCCCGACTGCCGAGCCTCGGGGAATGGGTGCGGCCCGACCGCCGGGCTTTCCTTCCCCTTGCGTTCGTACGCCCCGTCCCGGCTCGGACCAAGCCCGACCGCCGCGGCCCCGGGGAAAGCGGTGCGGCCCGACGGCCCGGCGACCTTAACCCTTTGCGTTCCTATGCGCCGTCCCGGCGCGGACCACATCCGCCCGCCGCAGCCCGGGGAACGGGTGCGGCCCGACCCCAACCTTCCCCCGCCCCTTGCGCCCGCGCCGGGACGGCCCCTGGCCACTTGGGCCCGGCTACTTCGACGGCCGGGAGTACTCGGCGCCGGTGTCCGGGGCGCCGAGGTTGGCGCGCAGCGACAGGCCCGGCCCCGGCAGCAGCGTGAGCAGCACGAGGACCAGGACGGCGAGCAGCACCTTCTGCCGGAGCCCCTCGCTCTCCAGGGTCATGAGGAGGAGAGAGAGGATCATGAAGAGCCTGCCGAAGAAACCCAGCCAGATGTCGGACCGGGCGCCGGCCAGCGCGATCTGCTCGTCCAGCAGCTGCCGCTTGAGCGTCTCCTCGTCGTACTTCTTGGCGATCTCCTCGGTTTTGGCCTCGAGGTCTTTCGTGCGCTTGTCCTCCCGGGCCCGGGCTTCGTCGGCGCGCTTCCGCTGGGCCTGGGTGATCTGGTCCCGCTGCTTCCCGACCGCGGCCGCCTGCTCGGGGGTGGCGGTGAAGGCGGCGGCCTGGAGGTCCTGCAGGGTCCGGTCCTCCTTTTCCTTGAGCGCTTTCTCCGCGTCCTCCTCGGTCTTGCGCTCCTTCTCCTGGTCCTTGCGGATCTTGCCGAGCTCGAGGTCCTTGAGTTCGGAGAGGTTGTCGAGCTGCACCCTCAGACCCCGGTAGGACGCCTGGCGGTTCCAGACCAGGGCGGGGGCCAGGAGCACCAGGACCAGGCCGATGACGAGCAGGGCCCAGGCCGGGCCGCCCGCGAGAGAACTCAACTTGCCTTTCACATCCATCGTGGCCTCCTTGGCGCTGAATTCGCGTACCGGGAGGGCACGCGGTTCGTTTTGGAAAAGTCAGGTAAAGTATAGATTAATCCGGCGCCGGGTCAAGGGGAAATGCGGCCCCGCCCGTCGGCCGCCCCCGCCGGTTTCCCGTTGCCGGGCCGGGCGGCGGGTGCTATCATGGGCCCGACGCATCACCCCGGAGGCTGCCATGTTCCGAAATGGACGTTCCACGGCGCAGGTCCTCGGCCTGGCCTTCTCCGTGCTCCTGGCCGCCG contains:
- a CDS encoding tyrosine-type recombinase/integrase: MAKRKRDALTDVQIRKAKPREKPYKLADGRGLYLYVKPNGSRLWRMDTHVSGRWNTLSFGEYPLISLREARDKRDESLKLKLEGRDPALVRRAIKKAQASDQMTFEVVAREWHGKNLEIWTRGNGERILRWLEKDVFPYLGSRPIAQLVAMDVLPVCQRIEARGARDTAHRVLQTISCVFRFAVVTGRATGDPTSSLRGALAPHRPKHRATLIEMNEIGMLLRAMDNYQGDPVTRVALRLTPLLMLRPGELRRLEWSEINLETSMIKIPAEKMKMRSPHLVPLSRQAVTLLKEILPLTGDGSYVFPSARKDGRSMSENTIRSALIRLGYKGDEQTAHGFRAMASTILNEQGFHPDAIERQLAHSERNKVRAAYNHAEHLPERRRMMQDWADCLDRLREDKSDPRKSQS
- a CDS encoding DUF4102 domain-containing protein yields the protein MKRKRNALTDAKIQETKPKEKSFKLTDGGGLYLYISTTGAKLWRLDFRNSIGKWKNLSFGSYPEISIQDARQKMLEAKKQIRQGLDPAIMKRMLKNIRREKIFPTAEQERAIRESFVSTNDTHGLSPMEYSPGLSDGQNPSSKQSARCINQGEEIEQKNRLNTCSPRSAPRGKEFSARAKPCALYGLVNIEPSVVKKRLIGLSDTIISLIAQDPTAIFGVSLEIKAILPMGISDALLKALSEETDSNAFKIHELK
- a CDS encoding type IV secretion system DNA-binding domain-containing protein, with the translated sequence MPRGYEAHEAMVADVKMWVKMGVLALLVCLVIQVTLVALVARSAYREQFTFQVRPGLTKTLPFSVLWKYYLPSFVLFGRESRVTPHAEVRGFFPGKTTVPVSEYRQGLDRYLGRRIAAFEATFVSVFRWSFLVYLLAVAYVAFFLHRSRKLSGDRFLRGAAKVPFEALQDGMKKTVDADDGPGAFNLKICGLDFPRDSETKHVLIMGTTGTGKSVLMNQVVRQLVQRVKRHGTHEKMIIYDVKGEFLSKHFLDGAPETLRAFGVEPDLVFYPFDRRCLRWSFFNEIRSDADFDVYAKIVFTPPKEAVADPFWLNAAKDVFVAGLRFLHLSGKRANADIWDFFCQDLPDIAHQLQALPLHHRMALKHIDTQNKGPGASVISVLTEKISFFRYLSGLDGPFSFRDFITSSRGRNLFLLNIKNYASIFRPLMTFAFDVMIRETLSLPDTDRKENRRIWFCIDEIGSLDQISVLFDLLTVARSKGGCLLVANQDLGRIEDIYGRANRRTFYNNFNTNFILRLNDPDTADFLSQSIGEREVIKVMGSRQMSPRESGDRKSFTDQDKTEKLILPSEFINQPDFHCVVKVSGHGISEGVIPRSFYDPVAPHFLDRYADQSMELTGSQEEAKDPEQLTNQMLPTRQPEGSVPSQERVGEGGDLLF
- a CDS encoding relaxase domain-containing protein, whose translation is MITHANLNSGQTSNYYRKDDYYKAQDHGQWSGRLAERKGLHGEIAQKDFNALIRERGDREGFDIHLYPGSAKNVSEGVLLEAHRLGVERAREYLSANGEHAGRIGVEEGVKGTTLCVLNRSEIAPDGYRRFDGNEAFLAHAEAVGNIYREAIRERTGVDAGRIDVRERAVPQVAYDFTVSAPKSVSVTMAQGGTVERDMRECHAAAVEATARYLETHVEARHKVNGLITHERTGNMVCGRFTHEVSRNLDPQLHTHLVVMNKTRCADGVERAIDNRSLVENKFHFDLVYKTELAKNLEARGYGVRVDHRKGTFELRGVSREAIEAFSSRRAEICRKVEAWGKDPSAASRDIRDAAWELTRESKRNCDMDLLRQSWKETMKEAGILDVHTPSGSKTDRKSPKEVFRETERGLSGRTVAFTRKEFLDEALKRGMGHGVTLGDAAAHFDKRVGGRTFSRLGELGGKEYFCTRESRETEREVFRNVEHGKGRVAGIDPSAVEAGLRRGMRTPEGDTLHLSDEQKAAVRHMATTTDRFSAVQGLAGTGKTTMLNQAREIFEAQGYAVRGVCFTGKAAEGLEKEAGIASKTIHAHLNALEREAGRTRNRAPTLDQRNEGGWDLSGLKPSGKEVWVVDEASMVDNRLMRQVQEAAILRDAKVVFTGDAKQLQPIGAGNAFSNLVERNKIDYAEMKNIQRQKDPGLREAVRETVQGDVSKALERLRGNIVQVESRPDRINRIAQDYAALARSERRETVIVTGTNADRREINERVRVNLKARGELEGGREYRTSQGAREFAPGDRVIFLKNDRELGVKNGQVATVRVVGEARMTIQAGRRLLTVDLGRYDQVDHGYALTVHKAQGITADRAMVHLDTRQGGVNSRNAFYVDISRARHEVTVYTDDSARVAEKVAHWQVKLSGLDFGEQGRGKEQTGVSLDEGSPTRRGPERTVGMADLLRAPGEEPSRLEGEKGFLCQPKEAEAERSILKAQDHAVTHELDR
- a CDS encoding DUF1778 domain-containing protein; this encodes MRTNGKNQNLHIRLTPDEQEEIRERATACGKTVSDYLLSRALEEDDLLESDRALPDAGAMPTDAEKVAWNRFNVDHVQLLRRITVLVKMVRFIIGRYLGVPEAEVDKLIRQYIESTRVDFPDRPDVFPVQDRG